The Streptomyces sp. NBC_01268 genome window below encodes:
- a CDS encoding lipid II:glycine glycyltransferase FemX, whose translation MSALLVTPAPARPALRLGPVTPEVYRAFLAARSTGADGPSFLQLPSWAQVKDGWTHQLVGWGPESGELSGVALVLLRAFPGTRKYFAYLPEGPVADWADPDLDGWLQPLLGHLRSCGVFAVRMGPGPDYRRWSAATLKAHAGPGRRLSDVLATEVDPLGSAVAERLRARGWRRCGGESEDGADAQPRLVYQVPLAGRSSDDLWSGLNQEWRRNIRKARKSGVEVVVGSAADLPEFYRLLRVTEERDGFRLGRSLAYYERQYAVLNAEYPGRMKLYLARHEGEVLAAHTMVTVGRRVWYQTGASADHRREVRPSNALQWRMMLDAHALGADVYDMRGVPSTLDPDDRAHGLLRWKLGTGGRVVETLGEWEIPLQGTTNHTLYRAFQAYLARR comes from the coding sequence GTGTCAGCGCTGCTCGTGACGCCCGCGCCCGCCCGCCCCGCGCTGCGGCTCGGCCCCGTCACCCCCGAGGTGTACCGCGCCTTCCTCGCCGCCCGCAGCACCGGTGCGGACGGGCCCAGCTTCCTCCAGCTCCCCTCCTGGGCGCAGGTGAAGGACGGGTGGACCCACCAACTCGTCGGGTGGGGGCCCGAGTCCGGTGAGCTGTCCGGGGTCGCGCTCGTGCTGCTGCGGGCCTTCCCCGGCACCCGCAAGTACTTCGCCTACCTGCCCGAGGGGCCCGTCGCCGACTGGGCCGACCCGGACCTCGACGGCTGGCTCCAGCCGCTGCTCGGGCACCTGCGGTCCTGTGGCGTGTTCGCGGTGCGCATGGGCCCCGGGCCCGACTACCGGCGCTGGTCCGCCGCCACCCTCAAGGCGCACGCCGGGCCCGGGCGGCGCCTGTCCGACGTCCTCGCCACCGAGGTCGACCCGCTCGGCTCGGCCGTCGCCGAACGGCTGCGGGCGCGGGGGTGGCGCCGGTGCGGCGGCGAGTCCGAGGACGGCGCCGACGCCCAGCCGCGCCTCGTCTACCAGGTGCCGCTCGCCGGCCGCAGCTCCGACGACCTGTGGTCCGGGCTCAACCAGGAGTGGCGGCGCAACATCCGCAAGGCCCGCAAGTCCGGCGTCGAGGTCGTCGTCGGGTCCGCCGCGGACCTGCCCGAGTTCTACCGGCTGCTGCGCGTCACCGAGGAGCGCGACGGCTTCCGGCTCGGCCGCTCCCTCGCGTACTACGAGCGCCAGTACGCCGTCCTCAACGCGGAGTACCCGGGCCGGATGAAGCTGTACCTGGCCCGGCACGAGGGGGAGGTCCTCGCCGCCCACACCATGGTGACCGTCGGACGGCGGGTCTGGTACCAGACCGGTGCCTCCGCCGACCACCGCCGTGAGGTCCGCCCTTCCAACGCCCTGCAGTGGCGCATGATGCTCGACGCCCACGCGCTCGGAGCGGACGTCTACGACATGCGCGGGGTACCCTCCACCCTCGATCCGGACGACCGCGCCCACGGGCTGCTCCGCTGGAAGCTGGGCACGGGCGGGCGGGTCGTCGAGACGCTGGGGGAGTGGGAGATTCCGTTGC
- a CDS encoding L,D-transpeptidase family protein, translated as MLRTHIRIPLFLIAAASLTACSTAAADPQSASPKASADGTPAKVTVAPPTAGRPVTVTATGGTLATVKVVDEDGAVLAGRTATGGSSWSSDRKAAPGATYTVEVTARGAGGKETKDRTSFSTPAADKVNKLTLAPGKNTTVGVAQPLSIVFDRPVTNKADVERQLKVTTSVATEGSWGWLKDYSGKDRADWRPRSYWKPGTKVTLDATLNGTDSGGGWFVRDYRTGFTVAAQSQVVKVDLDRKKLTVVRDGRPVRTIPVSGGTPGGDKRSWRGTAVLMAKEGTINMNSETVGLGDAYNKDVDYSMRLTWSGMYAHAAPWNAAYFGRANHSSGCIGMSTENAASFYASVRVGDPFEITGEDTKGVVAEGNGYGAWNLDWTAWQAKSALRG; from the coding sequence GTGCTGCGCACCCACATACGCATCCCCCTGTTCCTGATCGCGGCCGCGTCGCTGACCGCCTGCTCGACGGCGGCGGCCGACCCGCAGTCCGCGTCGCCGAAGGCGTCCGCCGACGGCACCCCCGCGAAGGTGACCGTGGCTCCCCCGACGGCCGGCCGGCCGGTGACGGTGACGGCCACCGGCGGCACCCTCGCGACGGTGAAGGTGGTCGACGAGGACGGCGCCGTGCTCGCGGGCCGCACCGCGACCGGCGGCTCCTCGTGGTCCTCGGACCGCAAGGCGGCGCCGGGTGCCACGTACACGGTGGAAGTGACCGCGCGCGGCGCCGGCGGCAAGGAGACGAAGGACCGCACGTCCTTCTCGACCCCCGCCGCGGACAAGGTCAACAAGCTGACGCTGGCCCCCGGCAAGAACACCACGGTGGGCGTCGCGCAGCCCCTGTCGATCGTCTTCGACCGCCCGGTGACCAACAAGGCGGACGTGGAGCGCCAGTTGAAAGTCACCACGTCCGTCGCCACCGAGGGCTCGTGGGGCTGGCTCAAGGACTACTCGGGCAAGGACCGTGCGGACTGGCGGCCCCGCTCGTACTGGAAGCCCGGCACGAAGGTCACCCTGGACGCGACGCTGAACGGCACGGACTCGGGCGGCGGCTGGTTCGTCCGCGACTACCGCACCGGCTTCACCGTCGCCGCCCAGTCCCAGGTGGTGAAGGTCGACCTGGACCGCAAGAAGCTCACCGTCGTACGGGACGGGCGCCCGGTCCGCACGATCCCCGTCTCCGGCGGCACCCCCGGCGGCGACAAGCGCTCCTGGCGGGGCACGGCCGTCCTGATGGCGAAGGAGGGCACGATCAACATGAACTCCGAGACGGTCGGCCTCGGCGACGCCTACAACAAGGACGTCGACTACTCGATGCGGCTGACCTGGTCGGGCATGTACGCCCACGCCGCCCCGTGGAACGCGGCCTACTTCGGGCGGGCCAACCACAGCTCCGGCTGCATCGGCATGAGCACCGAGAACGCCGCCTCCTTCTACGCCTCGGTCCGGGTCGGCGACCCCTTCGAGATCACCGGCGAGGACACCAAGGGCGTCGTCGCCGAGGGCAACGGCTACGGCGCGTGGAACCTGGACTGGACGGCCTGGCAGGCGAAGAGCGCGCTGCGCGGCTGA